The following coding sequences are from one Streptomyces venezuelae window:
- a CDS encoding ornithine carbamoyltransferase: MTARHILRIQDLSAKEMCSLLDLAEAMKRGDDSRAHLAGRCIGLLFNVPSTRTRVSFQVAASQLGADSYPYGVEELRLANRESIEDTIGVLNRYLDALVVRWYDMNDYGAGHRRLRAMAEQATIPVINALDDEEHPCQVLADLMTLRELYGAEVPSRRIVYAWSYSPRQKTPGVLHSSMMAAALLGHRVTVAHPPGFAPEERVTRAARDIAARTGARVDLTEDLEDAVRDCAAVYTLSWKSPTLAGQEEIQARTRLADRWRITEPLMRLAGDDAVFLDCMPTNRGEEVDADVKDGPRSRIFQQAENRLHTQKALLTQLFDGTLTGGGR, encoded by the coding sequence GCGCCCACCTGGCAGGCCGCTGCATAGGCCTGCTCTTCAACGTGCCGTCCACCAGGACCCGTGTCTCGTTCCAGGTCGCCGCCTCCCAACTCGGCGCCGACAGCTACCCGTACGGGGTGGAGGAACTGCGGCTCGCCAACCGCGAGTCGATCGAGGACACCATCGGCGTGCTCAACCGCTACCTCGACGCCCTCGTGGTCCGCTGGTACGACATGAACGACTACGGCGCCGGACACCGCAGGCTGCGCGCGATGGCCGAACAGGCCACGATCCCCGTCATCAACGCGCTGGACGACGAGGAGCACCCCTGCCAGGTCCTCGCCGACCTCATGACACTGCGCGAACTGTACGGCGCGGAGGTTCCGTCCCGACGGATCGTGTACGCCTGGTCCTACTCCCCGCGGCAGAAGACCCCCGGCGTCCTGCACTCCTCCATGATGGCCGCGGCTCTCCTCGGCCACCGCGTCACCGTCGCCCACCCGCCCGGCTTCGCCCCCGAGGAGCGCGTGACCCGCGCCGCCCGTGACATCGCCGCCCGCACCGGCGCGCGCGTCGACCTCACCGAGGACCTGGAGGACGCCGTCCGGGACTGCGCCGCCGTCTACACCCTCAGCTGGAAGTCCCCCACCCTCGCCGGGCAGGAGGAGATCCAGGCGCGGACGCGGCTCGCGGACCGGTGGCGGATCACCGAACCGCTGATGCGACTGGCCGGCGACGACGCGGTGTTCCTCGACTGCATGCCCACCAACCGGGGCGAGGAGGTCGACGCCGACGTCAAGGACGGACCGCGGTCGCGGATCTTCCAGCAGGCGGAGAACCGCCTGCACACCCAGAAGGCCCTGCTCACCCAGCTGTTCGACGGCACACTCACGGGTGGCGGGCGATGA